A segment of the Deinococcus depolymerans genome:
GTGGCTGGGCGGCCCGGTCGACCCGACGCTCGGCTGGTGCCTGTACCCCCAGCCGGTCGGCCTGGACGGCGAGATGCGCCTGACAGACGGCCTGAACGTCTCCAGCAGCCTGGACGTCCTGCGGGCCGTCATCGCCTCCGGGCAGCGCTTCATGCTGGTCCTGGGGTACGCCGGGTGGGGCGCGGGGCAACTGACCGAGGAAGCCCGCGAGGGCAGCTGGATATGGGTGGAACAGGACACCCCGGACCTGATCTGGAACGTCCCCGCCGCCGAACGCTGGCAGGCGGCCCTCGACCGCCTGGGCGTGACGCCGGGAACGATCATGCCGGGCGGCGCTCAGGCCTGAACGGGTTCCGGCACCCACGCAACGGCCCCGGACCGCGCCGGGTGTCTGGACAGGTGGGGACCGCGCGCCCGGAGGACTTGCGCGGCATATGGGTGCGTGCTACTATCCCTCTCGCGCCGGAAACGGCCCGCCACAGGTATTCGGCAGTAGCTCAGTGGCAGAGCATCCGACTGTTAATCGGACGGTCGTTGGTTCGACCCCAACCTGCCGAGCCAGATAGAAAAACCCCGTCAATGACGGGGTTTTTCCTTTTGCCTGGTTCGAGTGATTGGGGGTCTGGTAGACGTGATCGTGTGCTCTACAGCGCGTGTTCTGGGTGCCGTCAGGGAGGGTCTCTATGCAGATCAGCGAACTCTGGCAGCAGTTCTACCTTCACTTGCGGGCGCGTCGACGCACCGCCGCGACTCTGCGGTACTACGAATGCACGGAACGCGTCTTTGCCCGGTTTCTGGAGGCGCAGGGGCTGGTCCTGATGGCGGAGGATGTCAGGGTATCTCACCTGCGGTTGTTCCTGCGGTGGCTGGAGGATCAGGGCCTGAATATTGGAGGCGTTCACGCGCACGCCAGGGCTGTGCGGGCTCTGTTCAACTGGAGTGCGCACGAGGAGATCTTGGAGAAGAGTCCTGCGCAGCGCCTGGAGCTGCCGACACTGGTGCGGGAGCGTATGCCGACGGTGACAGCGGCGGTGGTGAAGTCCTTGTTGGGTGCCTGCCGGGATTCGGATCAGCCGCTGCGTGACGCGGCGTTGATCGTGACACTGTTCGATACGGGCTTGCGTGTGCAGGAGCTGGTTGATCTGCGGATGACTGACCTTCTGTTCCCGCAGGGGCTGATTCGGGTGCTGGGGAAGGGCAACAAGGAGCGCTTCGTCCCGATTGGCGCCAAGGCTACGCTGGCGGTGAATGCCTATCTCCGCAAGGAGCGGCGGCCGGCTGTTGCCGGGCAGGAGCAGGTGCTCCTGAACAGGGGTGGTCAACCCCTGACCAAGAGCGGCGTGCAGATTCGACTCTCCAAGCTGGCAGTGCGGGTCAAGATTGCGCGGCAGGACTGCGCACCTCATGCGTTCCGCAGGGGGTTTGCGGTGGAGTTCCTGCGCAACGGTGGGGACGTGTTCACGTTGCAGCAGATTCTCGGTCACAGCAGTCTGGATATGACCCGGCGTTACGTCACTTACCTGGATGGCGACTTGAAGGCCGCGCACCTGCGGTTCTCACCCGGCGACCGTCTGTGACGGTCAGGTCAGAAACCACTCCGTCATGACCCACTTCCCGTTGACCAGTTTGTAGAAGATGTTGATCCGCGCCTGAACGTGCTGCCCCATCAGGGTGATGCTGGCATCAGCGGAGATGTGGTGTGTCGTGGCGTCAGGGATTCCCAGGAACTCTATGTCTTGCAGGTAGAACTCTTCCCAGGTCAGCGGGGAGAACACGGAGCCCATCCCGATCTGCTTGGCCATAAGTCCCTGTACGGCTTGGCGCGCCTGCTGACGGGTAGCGCCCGTCCCGTTGATGGCCTGCGTCAGGCTGTTGAACAGGTGCGAGGCCTGCTGCATGACTGGGTGCGGAGAGGGGATCAGTTGCCCGTTCTCAATCCGGTAGATGGTGTCACCCATCTGCACGTCGTGCGTTTCACCGAACCAAGGCAGCGCCACCAGTGGGTAATCAACGGCTTTCACCGGGAGCCGCTGCCCGGTGATCTGTCCGTCCTGCCCTTTGGAGAACAGCATGAGGGCGGCCTCGCCGGCCTTCACGCCCGGTCCGCTGTCTTTGCTCTTGACGACAGCCAGGAACTCTTCACGGCCTGGAGCCGTGAAGCCCCCCACGGCACCGTCGACTTCCGTTTTGGGACTGAACCCGTAGCGCAGCGGCCAGTCCTTCAGGTCGAACAGCGCGGCGTCCTGTTTCAGACGGCTCTTCATCCCTTCACCCCACTGCCTGAGCTGGGAGTTGGGGATACGGTTCAGGAGGACCTGGACCTCCGAGTCACGCCCCTGCGAGTACAGGCCCAGCATGGCGCTGAGGATGTCGACTTTGTCTTGTGGGGCGCGGGCCAGGGTCCGCTTGGCGACAATGGCGGGGAACTGGCGATTGGCCGTCACGTACTGACGACCATTCCACTGCAAGATTTCAGGGAACTTGATTCTGAAGTCATCCAGCCTGTACTCGTCCGTGTACCGCTCGTACAGCCACTGTGCCGACATGACGAGTTCCAAGGCGCCCTTTCCATCCAGTTGGACGGGCGTCAGGTCGAAGCCGTCACCGTACACAAACCCCTGGCGGATGAGGCGTGGTGTGGACCCCATGGAGTAAAGCCGATAAGTGCCCGCAGGGCCGGCGTACGCCGTGATGACCATCTCTGGTGTGCCGTCCCCGGTCACGTCGCGGCACCACTGCATGCCCACACTGCTGTCGCTGAATGACATGACGGCCTTCCCACCTCGGGTCACATTCAGGTACCGCATGGGGTAGCCGCTGCTGGTTTCCACGGTGCTGGCTTTGATCGTGTAATCTCCGCACTTCTGCACGGTGGCACCGGCAGCTCCACTGAAGAACAAAAGCGAGGAAAAGATCCACTGGCTCGGTATTTTCATCAGCCGGGATTGTAGGGAAGCAGGTGCGTTCGCGTGCGTTCATGTGCCGCTCTCCTGGAGGGGGCTTGACAGCCGTTGTACAACAATCGAAGGGAACCGGAAGGCTGCGCACTGCGCCCTCTTCAGGTTGTTCAGTTCATCACTCGGTTCCAGGCGTGCCTCTCCAGGCACGCCTGATTTGTTCCGGCGGGGCCGGAAGAAGGAGGGTTCATGCCACAGATCACGCACCAACAACAGGACGCCATTCGCACCGCGCACACGCTCGGATTGACGGATGCGGAAGCCGCAGCGCACGCAGGAGTCAGCGTGAGTAC
Coding sequences within it:
- a CDS encoding YqgE/AlgH family protein, whose protein sequence is MSGPLTFLVASPHLRGGVFENAVILLLEHDRKGAMGLIVNAALSQGVSELLPDVPDRSEPAWLGGPVDPTLGWCLYPQPVGLDGEMRLTDGLNVSSSLDVLRAVIASGQRFMLVLGYAGWGAGQLTEEAREGSWIWVEQDTPDLIWNVPAAERWQAALDRLGVTPGTIMPGGAQA
- a CDS encoding tyrosine-type recombinase/integrase, yielding MQISELWQQFYLHLRARRRTAATLRYYECTERVFARFLEAQGLVLMAEDVRVSHLRLFLRWLEDQGLNIGGVHAHARAVRALFNWSAHEEILEKSPAQRLELPTLVRERMPTVTAAVVKSLLGACRDSDQPLRDAALIVTLFDTGLRVQELVDLRMTDLLFPQGLIRVLGKGNKERFVPIGAKATLAVNAYLRKERRPAVAGQEQVLLNRGGQPLTKSGVQIRLSKLAVRVKIARQDCAPHAFRRGFAVEFLRNGGDVFTLQQILGHSSLDMTRRYVTYLDGDLKAAHLRFSPGDRL